The Sagittula sp. P11 genome window below encodes:
- a CDS encoding DMT family transporter — protein sequence MDNPFPEKHVVGMEQAARPGVGIFWMVVTGLCFVGVTALVKALGDRIPAVEAAFLRFLLGLVFLAPMWRDLHQATFTRKLWGLFLLRGGMHTVGVALWFYAMTRIPLAEVTAMNYLNPVYVTVLAVFFLGERLAVRRVGAIVAALVGAMLILRPGFRELDPGHYAMLVTALVFGGSYLLAKILSSEVRPSVVVIMMSLTVTVGLAPMALSVWVWPTWTELALLFGVACFATGGHYAMTLAFVAAPVTVTQPVTFLQLVWSVLIGAMFFAEPVDLWVVAGGSVIMAAVIFITWREAVLKRRITPVVSETKL from the coding sequence ATGGACAATCCCTTCCCCGAGAAACATGTTGTCGGCATGGAACAGGCGGCACGGCCCGGTGTGGGCATCTTCTGGATGGTTGTCACGGGGCTGTGCTTCGTTGGTGTGACCGCGTTGGTGAAGGCCCTGGGCGACCGGATTCCGGCGGTGGAAGCTGCCTTCCTGCGCTTCCTGCTTGGCCTCGTCTTTCTTGCGCCGATGTGGCGGGATCTGCATCAGGCGACATTCACGCGCAAACTGTGGGGCCTGTTCCTTCTTCGGGGCGGCATGCACACGGTCGGCGTGGCGCTCTGGTTCTATGCCATGACACGCATCCCGCTCGCCGAGGTCACGGCGATGAACTACCTAAACCCGGTCTACGTGACCGTGCTGGCGGTGTTTTTCCTGGGCGAGCGGCTTGCGGTCCGGCGTGTCGGCGCAATTGTCGCTGCCCTCGTGGGGGCCATGCTGATCCTGCGGCCCGGGTTTCGCGAACTCGATCCCGGGCACTACGCCATGCTGGTCACGGCGCTGGTGTTCGGCGGCTCCTACCTGCTGGCCAAGATCCTGTCGAGCGAGGTGCGCCCCTCGGTCGTGGTCATCATGATGTCGCTGACGGTGACGGTCGGGCTGGCGCCCATGGCGCTCTCGGTCTGGGTCTGGCCCACCTGGACCGAGCTGGCCCTGCTGTTCGGCGTAGCCTGTTTCGCCACTGGCGGTCACTACGCCATGACGCTGGCCTTCGTGGCGGCCCCCGTGACGGTGACGCAGCCGGTCACCTTCCTCCAGCTTGTCTGGTCGGTGCTGATCGGCGCGATGTTCTTCGCGGAGCCGGTCGACCTGTGGGTGGTCGCGGGCGGGTCGGTCATCATGGCGGCCGTGATCTTCATCACCTGGCGGGAGGCGGTGCTGAAGCGGCGCATCACACCGGTCGTTTCGGAAACGAAGCTGTAG
- the betI gene encoding choline-responsive transcriptional repressor BetI, translating to MPKLGQEPIRRRALVAATVAEIGAKGSLDVTVGQIAKRAGMSTALAHHYFGGKTDIFLAAMRHILSEYGAEVRAALATARKGRRLEALIEANFAESCFERPTISAWLSFYGMAQSEPGARRLLSVYHARLRSNLRHALRGRCKEPELVAEQIGALIDGVYLRAALSGRGIGGAADEVIRAAHALMHGPSEGRG from the coding sequence ATGCCAAAGCTGGGACAGGAACCGATACGGCGCAGGGCGCTGGTGGCAGCCACGGTCGCTGAGATCGGGGCCAAGGGGTCGCTCGACGTGACGGTCGGGCAGATCGCCAAACGCGCCGGCATGTCCACCGCCCTGGCCCACCACTATTTCGGCGGCAAGACGGACATCTTCCTCGCCGCCATGCGTCACATCCTTTCCGAATACGGCGCCGAAGTGCGCGCTGCCCTGGCCACCGCGCGCAAGGGCAGGCGGCTGGAAGCGCTGATCGAGGCGAACTTTGCCGAGAGCTGCTTCGAGCGGCCCACCATTTCGGCTTGGCTCAGCTTCTACGGCATGGCGCAGAGCGAACCGGGCGCGCGGCGCCTGCTGTCGGTCTATCACGCGCGGCTCCGTTCGAACCTGCGGCACGCCCTGCGCGGCCGCTGCAAGGAGCCGGAGCTGGTGGCCGAGCAGATCGGCGCGCTCATCGACGGCGTCTACCTGCGCGCGGCGTTGTCCGGCCGAGGCATCGGCGGCGCGGCGGACGAGGTGATCCGCGCGGCGCACGCCCTGATGCACGGACCGTCCGAAGGACGCGGCTGA
- the betA gene encoding choline dehydrogenase, with protein MLADYVVVGAGSAGCALTYRLVEAGHSVIVIEHGGSDWGPFINMPGALSYPMNMKRYDWGFRTEPEPHLGGRRMACPRGKVLGGSSSINGMIYVRGHALDYEHWAEQGADGWGYSDVLPYFRRMEDWHHGGHGGDPSLRGSGGPLHVTRGRRDNPLVQAFVEAGRQAGYPVTGDYNGAQQEGFGAFDMTVWQGERWSAAKAYLRPAKAMGAEIVRGLAQRVVFEDGRATGVEISRGGATEVIRARREVVLSASAINSPKLLMLSGIGPAAHLSEHGIEVRADRPGVGRNLQDHLELYVQMTSTQPVSLAKYWNLWGKAWVGAQWLFGRSGPGASNQFESAGFIRSRAGVQYPDIQYHFLPIAVRYDGAVAPEGHGFQAHTGPMRSPSRGAVTLRSADPGEAPKILFNYMSCPEDWEDFRTAIRLTREIFAQEAFAPFRGVELQPGADAQTDDELDDVIREHVESAYHPCGTCRMGRADDRDTVVDPEGRVIGVEGLRVADSSIFPRITNGNLNAPSIMTGEKIADHMLGKRLPPEAATPWIHPEWQTQQR; from the coding sequence ATGTTGGCGGATTATGTCGTGGTGGGTGCTGGGTCGGCAGGCTGCGCGCTGACCTACCGGCTGGTGGAAGCCGGGCATTCGGTCATCGTGATCGAGCATGGCGGCTCCGACTGGGGGCCTTTCATCAACATGCCCGGCGCGCTCAGCTACCCGATGAACATGAAGCGCTACGACTGGGGTTTCCGGACCGAGCCGGAGCCGCACCTCGGCGGCCGCCGGATGGCCTGTCCGCGCGGCAAGGTGCTGGGCGGATCGTCCTCGATCAACGGCATGATCTACGTGCGCGGTCACGCGCTGGACTATGAACACTGGGCCGAGCAGGGCGCCGACGGCTGGGGCTATTCCGACGTGTTGCCCTACTTCCGGCGCATGGAAGACTGGCATCACGGCGGCCATGGCGGCGATCCGTCCCTGCGCGGTTCCGGCGGTCCGCTGCATGTCACGCGCGGGCGGCGGGACAACCCGCTGGTGCAGGCCTTTGTCGAGGCCGGGCGGCAGGCGGGGTATCCCGTGACCGGCGACTACAACGGCGCACAGCAGGAAGGCTTTGGCGCCTTCGACATGACCGTGTGGCAGGGAGAGCGCTGGTCGGCGGCCAAGGCCTACCTGCGGCCCGCAAAGGCGATGGGGGCCGAGATCGTGCGCGGCCTGGCCCAACGCGTGGTCTTTGAAGACGGCCGCGCCACGGGTGTCGAGATCTCGCGCGGCGGCGCGACCGAGGTGATCCGCGCACGGCGCGAGGTGGTGCTTTCCGCCAGTGCGATCAATTCGCCCAAGCTGCTCATGCTGTCCGGGATCGGCCCCGCGGCGCACCTGTCCGAACATGGTATCGAGGTGCGCGCCGACCGGCCCGGTGTCGGGCGCAACCTTCAGGATCACCTCGAGCTTTATGTCCAGATGACCTCCACCCAGCCGGTGTCGCTGGCCAAGTACTGGAACCTCTGGGGCAAGGCCTGGGTCGGGGCGCAATGGCTGTTCGGCCGGAGCGGGCCCGGTGCGTCCAACCAGTTCGAAAGCGCGGGGTTCATCCGTTCGCGGGCCGGGGTGCAATATCCCGACATCCAGTACCATTTCCTGCCGATCGCCGTGCGTTACGATGGCGCAGTCGCGCCGGAGGGTCACGGGTTCCAGGCCCACACCGGGCCGATGCGGTCGCCGTCGCGCGGGGCGGTGACGCTGCGCTCTGCCGATCCCGGCGAGGCGCCGAAGATCCTGTTCAACTACATGAGCTGCCCGGAGGACTGGGAGGATTTCCGCACCGCGATCCGGCTGACCCGGGAGATCTTTGCGCAAGAGGCTTTTGCGCCCTTCCGCGGGGTCGAGCTTCAGCCGGGCGCCGATGCGCAGACCGACGACGAGCTGGACGATGTGATCCGCGAACACGTTGAGAGCGCGTATCACCCCTGCGGCACCTGCCGGATGGGGCGTGCCGACGACCGCGATACCGTGGTCGATCCGGAGGGACGGGTGATCGGGGTGGAGGGGCTGCGCGTGGCGGACAGCTCGATCTTCCCGCGCATCACCAACGGCAACCTCAATGCGCCGTCGATCATGACGGGCGAGAAGATCGCCGATCACATGCTGGGCAAGCGGCTTCCGCCAGAGGCTGCGACGCCGTGGATTCACCCCGAATGGCAGACGCAGCAGCGTTAA
- a CDS encoding thermonuclease family protein has product MFRPFLAVLFCLAMPAHAEVAGKVRVIDGDTFAIGETRVRLHGIDTPESTQMCGARGVSPWPCGAWVSDKVRSVYDGADARCAEVDIDRYGRVVAKCFVGGEDVGQHLVAEGLALAYAKYSQDYLTDESSARDAGRGLHGMVFERPARFRAVQRDSRAKTAALGQEVPEGCRIKGNISSSGGTMIYHVPGQRDYDATVISEARGERWFCSEDEARKAGWRRAMR; this is encoded by the coding sequence ATGTTCAGACCGTTCCTCGCCGTCCTGTTTTGCCTTGCAATGCCTGCCCATGCGGAGGTCGCCGGAAAGGTGCGCGTGATCGACGGCGACACCTTTGCGATTGGCGAGACGCGGGTCCGGCTGCACGGGATCGACACACCGGAAAGCACGCAGATGTGCGGCGCCCGGGGAGTCAGCCCGTGGCCCTGCGGGGCCTGGGTGTCCGACAAGGTCAGGTCGGTTTACGACGGCGCGGACGCGCGCTGCGCCGAGGTGGACATCGACCGCTATGGCCGCGTCGTGGCGAAGTGTTTCGTCGGCGGCGAAGATGTCGGGCAACACCTCGTGGCGGAAGGGCTGGCGCTGGCCTATGCCAAGTACTCGCAGGATTACCTGACCGACGAATCCTCTGCGCGCGATGCGGGGCGCGGCCTGCATGGCATGGTCTTCGAGCGCCCGGCCCGTTTTCGGGCGGTGCAACGCGACTCCCGTGCAAAGACCGCGGCCTTGGGGCAGGAGGTGCCGGAGGGCTGCCGGATCAAGGGCAACATCAGCAGTTCGGGCGGGACGATGATCTATCACGTCCCCGGCCAGCGCGACTATGACGCGACCGTCATCAGCGAGGCGCGCGGGGAGAGGTGGTTCTGTTCGGAGGATGAGGCGCGCAAGGCCGGGTGGCGACGCGCCATGCGTTGA
- a CDS encoding YdcH family protein codes for MSHTPHELSEEFPEFAEKLHELKSSDAHFARLAEQYHDVNRRVHRAATNVEPMEQLAEDQLRKERAILKDEIYALLRD; via the coding sequence ATGTCCCATACGCCCCACGAGCTTTCCGAAGAATTCCCGGAATTCGCCGAGAAGCTGCATGAACTGAAATCCAGCGATGCGCATTTCGCCCGTCTGGCCGAGCAGTACCACGATGTGAACCGCCGCGTGCATCGCGCGGCCACCAACGTGGAACCGATGGAGCAACTGGCCGAAGACCAGCTCCGCAAGGAGCGGGCCATTCTGAAGGACGAGATCTACGCCCTGCTTCGGGACTGA
- a CDS encoding glutathione peroxidase translates to MIRTATLLLSLLATPLAAASFTFNSIDGGTLDLDDWKGQPVLVVNTASRCGFTPQYEGLQTLYDRHKEDGLVVLAVPSDDFRQELATAEAVADFCAVNFGLTLPMTDITHVRGADAHPFYQWVRQQSGFEPSWNFNKVLIGPDGAVVATFGSTAKPLSKPITSAIQPYLK, encoded by the coding sequence ATGATCCGCACCGCCACCCTCCTCCTGAGCCTGCTGGCAACGCCGCTCGCGGCGGCCAGCTTCACCTTCAACAGCATCGACGGCGGGACGCTCGACCTCGACGACTGGAAGGGCCAGCCGGTCCTCGTCGTCAACACCGCCTCGCGCTGCGGCTTCACCCCGCAATACGAAGGCCTGCAGACCCTCTACGACCGGCACAAGGAAGACGGCCTTGTCGTCCTCGCCGTGCCCTCCGACGACTTCCGCCAGGAACTGGCAACCGCCGAAGCGGTGGCGGATTTCTGTGCCGTGAACTTCGGACTGACCCTGCCGATGACCGACATCACCCATGTGCGCGGCGCGGATGCACACCCGTTCTACCAGTGGGTCCGCCAGCAGAGCGGGTTCGAGCCGTCGTGGAACTTCAACAAGGTGCTCATCGGTCCCGATGGGGCGGTGGTAGCCACCTTCGGGTCGACGGCCAAGCCGCTGTCGAAACCGATCACCTCCGCGATCCAGCCCTACCTGAAATGA
- a CDS encoding DksA/TraR family C4-type zinc finger protein, translating into MAGGWSRDGAENEQMEATIQEELERMKLRRAPIGESLKECAECGEEIPEKRRVALPGVKLCVDCAAERQGRDVKRAGINRRGSKDSQLK; encoded by the coding sequence ATGGCGGGCGGATGGAGCCGCGATGGCGCGGAAAACGAGCAGATGGAAGCGACGATCCAGGAAGAGCTGGAGCGCATGAAGCTGCGTCGCGCGCCGATCGGCGAGAGCCTGAAGGAATGCGCGGAGTGCGGTGAGGAGATCCCCGAGAAGCGGCGTGTGGCCCTTCCGGGTGTGAAGCTGTGCGTGGATTGTGCGGCGGAGCGTCAGGGGCGCGACGTCAAGCGCGCGGGCATCAATCGCCGCGGATCCAAGGATTCGCAGCTGAAGTGA
- a CDS encoding VOC family protein gives MSGEDAPGAGYTLGRVLDHVALRVADYPASRRFYMALFAALGLSDHVREGPDGLDIDELYIGPARQGGPVTRGLHLCLQAKNRAEVQAAHAQGVSAGGLDHGAPGLRDYHPGYYAAFLIDPDGNNIEIKVDERVTSRSAPFIEVGTG, from the coding sequence ATGAGCGGCGAGGACGCGCCCGGGGCCGGTTACACACTCGGGCGCGTCCTCGACCACGTTGCGCTGCGGGTCGCGGACTATCCCGCCTCGCGGCGCTTCTACATGGCGCTCTTCGCGGCACTGGGGCTGTCGGATCACGTCCGCGAAGGCCCGGATGGCCTCGATATCGACGAACTCTACATCGGCCCTGCCCGTCAGGGTGGTCCGGTCACTCGCGGCCTGCACCTCTGCCTGCAGGCCAAAAACCGGGCGGAGGTTCAGGCAGCACACGCACAAGGGGTTTCCGCCGGTGGTCTCGACCACGGGGCGCCCGGTCTCCGGGACTATCACCCGGGCTACTACGCCGCCTTCCTGATCGACCCCGACGGCAACAATATCGAGATAAAGGTAGATGAGCGGGTCACGTCCCGATCCGCTCCGTTCATAGAGGTCGGGACCGGCTGA
- a CDS encoding M3 family oligoendopeptidase, translated as MRMTAPRPVFDANASAGGKDLGPLPEWDLTDLYPAPDAPELKRDLDWLEDACRSFAADYEGKLASLDAKGFLDAIHRHERIEAIAGRIVSFAGLRYYQMTVDPERAKFLSDMQEKITVYTTPLVFFTLELNRLEDDFFDSRYAENADLARYKPAIRRIRAMKPYQLSDEMEKFLHDMGVVGDAWERLFDETIAGLTFTIDGEEQNIESTLNHLTDQDRSKREAAARELARVFGANIRTFARVHNTQTKEKEVMDRWRGMPTAQTGRHLSNDVEPEVVEALRNAVVAAYPRLSHRYYELKRKWLGLDRMEVWDRNAPLPMETDRIVKWPEARSMVMDAYTAFDPRMGEIATPFFEKGWIDAAVKPGKAPGAFAHPTVTDAHPYVLLNYLGKPRDVMTLAHELGHGVHQVLAADQGEMLASTPLTLAETASVFGEMLTFRKMLENAKDQKERKVLLAGKVEDMINTVVRQIAFYDFECKLHEARRGGELTPDDINALWMSVQAESLGEAFDFMEGYETFWAYIPHFVHSPFYVYAYAFGDGLVNALYAAYEEQPEGFQDKYFDMLKAGGSKHHKELLAPFGLDATDPAFWDKGLSMIEGFIDELEAMEE; from the coding sequence ATGCGCATGACCGCCCCCCGTCCCGTCTTCGATGCCAATGCCAGTGCAGGCGGCAAGGACCTGGGCCCGCTGCCAGAGTGGGACCTGACCGATCTCTACCCCGCCCCAGACGCGCCGGAACTGAAACGCGATCTCGACTGGTTGGAGGACGCCTGCCGCAGCTTCGCCGCCGATTACGAGGGCAAGCTGGCCTCGCTGGACGCGAAGGGGTTCCTCGACGCGATCCACCGGCACGAAAGGATCGAGGCCATCGCCGGGCGGATCGTGTCCTTCGCGGGCCTGCGTTACTACCAGATGACCGTCGACCCGGAGCGCGCCAAGTTCCTGTCCGACATGCAGGAGAAGATCACCGTCTACACGACGCCGCTGGTGTTCTTCACGCTGGAACTGAACCGGCTGGAGGATGACTTCTTCGACAGCCGCTACGCCGAAAACGCGGACCTCGCGCGCTACAAGCCCGCCATCCGCCGCATCCGCGCGATGAAGCCCTACCAGCTGTCGGACGAGATGGAGAAATTCCTGCACGACATGGGCGTGGTCGGCGACGCGTGGGAACGTCTGTTTGACGAGACCATCGCCGGGCTCACCTTCACCATCGACGGTGAAGAGCAGAACATCGAATCGACCCTGAACCACCTGACCGATCAGGACCGCTCCAAGCGCGAGGCCGCCGCCCGCGAACTGGCCCGCGTCTTCGGCGCCAACATCAGGACCTTCGCCCGCGTCCACAACACGCAGACCAAGGAGAAGGAGGTCATGGACCGCTGGCGCGGGATGCCCACCGCCCAGACCGGCCGTCACCTGTCCAACGATGTCGAGCCGGAGGTTGTCGAGGCCCTGCGCAATGCCGTGGTCGCGGCCTACCCCCGCCTCAGCCACCGCTACTACGAGCTGAAGCGCAAGTGGCTGGGTTTGGACCGCATGGAGGTCTGGGACCGCAACGCGCCGCTGCCGATGGAAACCGACCGCATCGTCAAATGGCCCGAGGCGCGCAGCATGGTCATGGACGCCTACACCGCCTTCGACCCCCGCATGGGCGAGATCGCGACCCCCTTCTTCGAAAAGGGCTGGATCGACGCGGCGGTGAAACCCGGCAAGGCCCCCGGCGCCTTTGCGCACCCCACCGTGACGGACGCGCACCCCTACGTTCTGCTGAACTACCTCGGCAAGCCGCGCGACGTGATGACGCTAGCGCACGAACTGGGCCACGGCGTGCACCAGGTTCTGGCGGCTGATCAGGGCGAGATGCTGGCCTCCACCCCGCTTACGCTGGCCGAAACGGCGTCGGTGTTCGGCGAGATGCTGACGTTCCGCAAGATGCTGGAAAACGCCAAGGATCAGAAGGAACGCAAGGTCCTGCTGGCCGGCAAGGTCGAGGACATGATCAACACGGTCGTGCGCCAGATCGCCTTCTACGACTTCGAGTGCAAGCTGCACGAGGCCCGTCGCGGCGGCGAACTGACCCCGGACGACATCAACGCGCTCTGGATGTCCGTACAGGCGGAATCGCTGGGCGAGGCCTTCGACTTCATGGAAGGGTACGAGACCTTCTGGGCCTATATCCCGCACTTCGTGCACTCGCCCTTCTACGTCTACGCCTATGCCTTCGGCGACGGCCTCGTGAACGCACTCTACGCCGCTTACGAGGAGCAGCCGGAGGGTTTCCAGGACAAGTATTTCGACATGCTGAAAGCCGGCGGATCGAAGCACCACAAGGAGCTTCTGGCGCCCTTCGGCCTCGACGCCACGGATCCGGCGTTCTGGGACAAGGGCCTGTCGATGATCGAAGGCTTCATCGACGAACTGGAAGCCATGGAAGAATGA
- a CDS encoding ATP-dependent DNA ligase, whose translation MKRFTRLFTALDQTTKTSVKTDALADYFRHAPDEDKLWCIALFSGRRPKRAVNATELRGLAAERAGIPLWLFEESYPIVGDLAETIALVLPPPERDSDYSLSHWINALRDLNRLPLEERKPKIVAAWDQLDTPQRFLFTKLLTGGFRLGVSRKLMTRALAQATGQDEAALALKLMGSWTPDTTTFHDLVERDDPAADASRPYPFYLAYQLEDPPEALGPPEDWQAEWKWDGIRGQLILRDGQHHLWSRGEELLTDRFPEFARAAEFLPDGCVFDGEILAWRDGPLPFATLQPRITRKTVSKKLLKDAPVTLLAYDLLEHEGRDIRDLPLTERRARLNGLLADLPPDAPVRLSPALPFDNWDTLAQTRSTSREHRSEGLMLKRLNAPYLSGRKKGDWWKWKLDPLTVDAVMIYAQQGHGRRANLFTDFTFAVWKGNELVPFTKAYSGLTDKEFDEITHWVRRNTLQRFGPVRQVRPEHVFEIAFEGIQASPRHKSGIALRFPRMARWRRDKPVAEANTLGDLQEMLSAYG comes from the coding sequence ATGAAACGCTTCACCCGGCTGTTCACCGCCCTCGACCAGACCACGAAAACATCCGTGAAAACAGACGCCTTGGCGGACTACTTCCGGCACGCACCGGATGAGGACAAGCTGTGGTGCATCGCGTTATTTTCCGGCCGTCGCCCCAAGCGCGCGGTCAATGCCACGGAACTGCGCGGCCTTGCGGCAGAGCGCGCCGGCATCCCGCTGTGGCTGTTCGAGGAGAGTTATCCCATCGTCGGCGATCTGGCGGAAACCATCGCGCTGGTCCTGCCGCCCCCGGAGCGGGACAGCGATTATTCGTTGAGCCATTGGATCAATGCGTTGCGGGACCTTAACCGTCTTCCGCTTGAAGAGCGCAAGCCGAAGATCGTCGCGGCCTGGGACCAGCTCGATACGCCGCAGCGGTTCCTGTTCACCAAGCTTCTGACCGGAGGCTTCCGGCTTGGCGTCAGCCGCAAGTTGATGACCCGCGCCCTCGCCCAGGCCACCGGGCAGGACGAGGCGGCGCTGGCGCTCAAGCTCATGGGAAGCTGGACGCCGGACACCACGACCTTCCACGATCTCGTCGAACGCGACGACCCTGCCGCCGATGCCTCGCGCCCGTATCCGTTCTACCTGGCCTACCAGCTGGAGGACCCACCCGAGGCGCTGGGGCCGCCGGAGGATTGGCAGGCAGAGTGGAAATGGGACGGCATACGCGGCCAGCTGATCCTGCGCGACGGGCAGCACCACCTCTGGTCGCGGGGCGAGGAGCTGCTGACCGACCGGTTCCCCGAGTTCGCGCGGGCGGCGGAATTCCTGCCTGACGGCTGTGTCTTCGACGGCGAGATTCTTGCATGGCGTGACGGCCCGCTGCCGTTTGCCACGCTGCAGCCACGCATCACGCGCAAGACGGTGTCGAAGAAGCTCCTGAAGGACGCTCCGGTCACGCTTCTGGCCTACGATCTGCTGGAGCACGAGGGCCGCGACATCCGCGATCTGCCGCTGACGGAACGGCGCGCACGGCTGAACGGCCTGCTGGCGGACCTGCCCCCTGACGCGCCCGTCCGCCTGTCGCCGGCCCTGCCCTTCGACAACTGGGACACACTGGCGCAGACCCGCAGCACGTCGCGCGAACACCGCTCCGAAGGGCTGATGCTGAAGCGGCTGAATGCCCCCTATCTGTCTGGGCGCAAGAAAGGCGACTGGTGGAAGTGGAAGCTCGACCCGCTAACGGTCGACGCGGTGATGATCTATGCCCAGCAGGGCCACGGGCGGCGAGCCAACCTGTTCACCGACTTCACCTTTGCGGTCTGGAAGGGCAACGAGCTGGTGCCCTTCACCAAGGCATACTCCGGACTGACCGACAAGGAGTTCGACGAGATCACCCACTGGGTGCGCCGCAACACGCTGCAGCGCTTTGGCCCGGTCCGGCAGGTGCGTCCCGAACACGTCTTCGAAATCGCCTTCGAGGGCATTCAGGCCAGTCCGCGCCACAAGTCCGGTATCGCCCTGCGGTTTCCGCGCATGGCCCGCTGGCGGCGCGACAAGCCGGTGGCGGAGGCGAACACGCTGGGCGACCTGCAGGAGATGCTGTCCGCCTACGGCTGA